In Leptospira montravelensis, the DNA window TGATTCTTGCTAAACATTCAAACTTTCTAATTTGTTTGGTTTGGTTGTCGACAATACCTTGGAAGTAAGGAACAATTTGTTTATTTGTGATCGCAGATTGAATTTTTTGACTGAGTTGAAAGTTTTGTAAGTGATTGTCTATGGATAGTTCATCTGTATATGATACAAAATCCGAAGATCCTTGTGCTTCTGCACGGAAAAGTGCCAGTTTTGCTTTGTAAAAACAATCCTCTTGTCCTGTTGCAGAAGAATAACGACAGTCCAAATGAAATCCCACTCCATCCAAAAATAAATCATCGGATTTTAAAATCATACGAAAACTGCGGATTTTTTCCACTAAGCTTTGTTCGGGGAGATCAGATAATACTGCTATTTCATCTGAATAAATATGGAATACTTTCTCTTCGTTTTGTAAGTGAACAGTCAGGAGTTGTAATAATTTTTTAAATAGTTTTCTATAAACTTCAATTCCAAAGGTTTTGATGATAATGGGAAAACTTACAATTTTAATGAGTAGGATAGATTGGTTTTTATTTGGATCTCTTTGAGACTTTAGTTGTTTTACTAATGATTCAAAATTGGGAAATTTTGAATCTCGATGAAAATAGAGATTGTCTGCTAGTTCCTTATTTTTTTCTTCTAAGGTTTTTTCTTGGAAATAAGCGTCAATGGCTTGTTTGATGGTTAATTCTAAATCGTGTGCATCCCAAGGTTTAGATAGGTATCGATACAAACAACCGTGGTTCAGGGCATTTCCGATGGCTTGAGCTGGTGCTTGACCTGTAAGCATAATTTTTTTCGTACGAGGATGGCTTTCCTGCATTTCTATAAGGAATTCGTCGCCTTTTTGACCAGGCATGACATGATCACAGATTACAACCGCTAAGTCTGCGGAGGTACCCGCAATTTCTTTCATAATTTCTTTTGCTGTTTCAGCACTTTCGGCAGTTTCGATGGTAAAACTGGATCCAAAGACTTTCTTTAATTGTTCCTTTAGATTCCAAAGAATGAAGAATTCATCATCGATGCATAAGATATAGGGTTTTTCGTTCAAGAGGATACCTGGGAAGCGTTTCAAATAAATTGCCATCTTTCAGAATTAGCAAGAAATATTTGATGTTGACATTTTCTTTCGATTGTATCTAATCGACCCGGCTCCCAGAACATGGGGGCGTGCATTGTGTTTTACGAGGACAGGAATGGTTTCTAACAAAATTTATGTGGGAAATTTGAAATTTTCCCTTAAGGAAGAAAATATACGCCAGATTTTCTCCGTTTACGGAGTAATTCAAGATCTGAAAATGATTCATGATCGGGAAACTGGAAATTTTAGAGGTTTTGCTTTCATTACCTATGCGAATCCAGAGGAAGCGGAAGAGGCAGTGACCCAGATGAATGGACAACCTGTCGATGGAAGGAATTTAAAAGTTACCTTTGCCGAGGATAAAAGAAAAGAGAAACAGAACTAAAATTCACTTTTCTGGGATAGGTCATCCTATAAAGAAGGAGGATGACCTTATCCTCATCCTCCTCATTGGTTCACAAACTGGAAGACTACAAGCCAAACCCTTGGCTTACACCCAAAGTCGATTTACGATTTGATTTAGATTTGCACCTGACAGTTGTCAGAGCCGAATATGAAGTAATCCTCCAAGCCGAAACAATAGAACCATTATTTCTTTATGGAGAATCGTTAGAGTTTTTATCCCTCCGTATGGATGGGGCCATTCTCGACCCTAATGAATACCAAGTTACAAACTCGGGAATACTTATTTCTGAACCTCCTAAAAAAAGCTTTCGGCTGACTGTTGAAAACCGCATTTGTCCGGCGAAAAATACTTCACTCGAAGGTTTGTACAAATCGGGATCTATGCTTTGTACCCAAAACGAACCGGAAGGATTCCGTAAAATTGTCTATTCCATCGATAGACCAGACAATATGATGCGGTTTCGTGTCACCATAGCAGGTGAGGAATCACTGTTTCCTGTGATGTTGTCCAATGGAAACTTAGTGGGAGAAAACCAATTAGGAAATGGAAAACGAGAAGTTATCTGGGAAGATCCTTTTCCAAAACCATCATATCTTTTTGCACTTGTTGCCGGCGAACTTATGGAGACCAAAGATTCATTTCAAACGAAATCTGGTCGTTTTATTACCCTAAAAATTTTTGTTGAAAAAGGGAATGAAGAAAAGGTCGGATTTGCTTTTGATTCTTTAAAAAAAGCGATGAAGTGGGATGAGGACACTTTTGGATTAGAATATGATTTAGATTTATTTATGATCGTTGCCGTCGAAGATTTTAATATGGGAGCGATGGAAAATAAAGGCTTAAATTTATTTAACGCAAAACTAGTATTAGCTGATAAAAAATCAGCAACAGACGAAAGTTTTGAATCGATTCTTGCCGTGATTGCCCATGAATATTTTCATAACTGGACAGGAAATCGAGTCACTCTTAGAAATTGGTTCAATCTAACACTCAAAGAAGGTCTTACAGTCTTTCGTGACCAATGGTTCACTGAAGATATGACAGATCCTTCTGTCAAAAGAATCAAAGATGTTTTGTTTTTAAAAGAATTCCAATTTCCTGAAGACCAAGGTCCTATGTCACACCCCATCCTTCCTAAATCCTATAAGGAGATGAATAATTTTTATACTGTGACAGTTTATGAAAAAGGAGCCGAAGTCATTCGATTGATTTCCGAACTCATAGGTAGAGAAAACTTTAAAAAAGGATTAAAACATTATCTTTCTAAGTATGATGGTATGGGCGTTACCTATGATGAATTTATCACTTCAATGGAAGAAGTAATAGGTAAATCCATTCCTTACCTTCGAAATTGGTACCATCGAAAAGGGACTCCTTTGATCTCAGTAAAAGAAGATTATACAAAGGATACCAATGAATGGATTTTCGATATCGTTGATACAGGCGCCGCTGAATATCCATTAGTTTATTCGAATTCCTTCGCTGTTTTTGATTTAAATGGAAACCTAATTTCTGAATATAAAAGAATAATGACAGGAGAGAGGGATCAAATTCGAATTCCTGCCTTAGATTCGAAAGGAACTAAACCTATCATTTCCTTATTTCGATCTCTTTCCAGTCCGGTACTTTTGGATTACAATCAATCCGTAGAAGAAATTAAAACCTTAGCAAGGGTAGAAACAGATGGAGTGGCGAGGTTTTTTGCCTTTCAAAATTTAATCTTCGATTGGTTTCGTAAGTCTTTAATTTCCGGAAAGGAAGAAAACTTTTCTCAAATTTTAGAAACGATTGCAGAATCTTTTACTAAAAATTGGGAAAAAACATATCTTAGTTTTTATTTATCATTTCCAGGATTAACACAAATTAGTGAGAATTTGAATTGTTATGAATTTACCAAAATTCAGACACTAAGAGTTTGGGCTCTCCAAACGATTGCCACTACCTTTACCAAAAACTTTCAAATTCTACTTGAGGAAAACAGAAAAACCATTCCTATCCAGACCAAAGAAGAAATTGGAAAACGAAAACTAAAAAATACGGCTCTTTATTACTTGTTATATGATCCTTCAAAAAAGTTTGAAAAATTGGCTGTGATGGAACAAAGAGAAGCCAAACATATGAGCGAAGAAGTTTCGGCTATGAGATATCTTTTAGAAATTGAATCGAAGGAAAAGGAAAATTCTGTTCATTCATTTTATGAAAAGTGGAAAAAAGACAATTTGGTTTTAGATGTTTGGTTTGCAGCTCAAGTAAGTTCTGGGGAAGATCGTTCTCAAGTTGCTGAAAAATTAGAAAAACATCCCCAGTTTAATATACGTAATCCTAATAAAGTTCGTTCCTTGTATTTTAGTTTGGCGAGAAATCCATTGAGTTTTCATAAAGAAGATGGGAGTGGTTATGTTTTCCTTGCGGAAAGGATTAGAGTTCTGAATGAAATCAATCCACAAATGGCTGCATCATTAACTAAACTATTTTCACCTGTTTCTAAACAAAAGGGAGACCTCCCTAAATTGGCAAAAGGGGAACTTAGGAAACTCCAAGACCTCCCCAATCTTTCTAAGGAATTGGGAGAAGTTCTTGGAACCATTTTAGATTCTCTTTAGTTGTACATAGATTTGATAAGATCTTTATATTTATCGTGAATGACGTTTCTTTTCATTTTGAATAGATTCGTCAGTTCTTCACCCACTTCCATTGCTTTTGGTAAAAAACGAAAATCAGAAAGTTTTTCAAAAGATTTGAATCCATTTTCAGAGGAGATCTGTTTTTTGATCAGGTTTTGGTAGTAGAGTCTGACTTCTTTGTTTTGGTTTAAATCCTCACCTTCTTTTATTTGCAGTCCTACTTCCTTCATTCGATCTTTGTCTGGCCAAATGAGAGCCGTAAGGGATTTTTGGTCTTGTCCAACAACGATCACTTGGTTAATGAGAGAATTTTCCAAAAGTAAGTTTTCAATTGGGACAGGCTCAACGTTTTCACCACCGAGTAAGACAATGGTGTCTTTGACTCTTCCTCGCACAGACAAAGTGTCGTTAAATGAAATGAATCCTAGATCTCCAGTATTCATCCAACCGTCATGAATTGCTTTGGAAGTTGCTTCTTCATTTTTATAATAACCTTTCATTACTTGTGGGCCTTTGATATGAATGATTCCCATTTTTCCTTTCGGAACCGATTCTCCTTGTTCATTCACAATTTTGACGGCCGTTCCATCCGGCCATTTTCCCACAGAACCTTGGACTACTTTTCCGACGGACCTAACAGAAATGATCGGGGCACATTCTGTCATTCCGTAACCTTCATACACAGGAATTCCAATTACGTTAAAGAACTCATCCACATGAGCGGGAAGGGCACCTCCACCAGAAATAGTTCCCGTTAGGTGGCCACCAAGTACATCTCTGATTTTAGAAAATACCAGTCCATCTAATACTTTAGCGAGTAAAAATAGATTGAATACATATCCTAGTGAAAGGGCAGTATTTTTTGCTCTTTCAAATGGGGATTCCTCTTTAGTTAGGAGTTTGTTACCCGCAAGGTAGTCCTGTCCGTCTTTAAATTTTTTGCAAACATCATAAGCAAAGTCAAAAAGTTTACGTTTGTTTTCTGGCGCTTTTTCTAACTTTTGTTTGATGCCAAGATAAAGGTTTTCCCAAAGTCTTGGAGCAGAGGCCATAAAGGTTGGTTTTATTTTTTGGAAGTCGTCTCTTAGATCCCTAATATTCGTATAAGCTATGGATGCACCTTCTGCAATAATTGCATAGTCAATGGCGCGTTCAAAAATATGCCATACCGGCAGGATAGAAAGAGTTCTATCTGATGTTTTTAATCCAACACGGGGCGGAACTTTGACCACATTGTATACCATGTTTTGGTGGGTAAGCATTACACCTTTTGGCATCCCGGTAGTTCCTGAAGTATAAATGATGGTAAACAAATCATCTGGTTTGACTTGTTTTGAACGAAGTTCTAAGGAAGGAAGATTTTTTCTTAAAGCCTCTCCTTCTTTCACCAGTGTATCCATTGGAATAGCGAAGTTGTCACTAGACCTGAAACCTGGATCTAAAATAATTACTTTTTCTACCTTTGTGTTGGAAAGGACAGGTTTTAAAGATTCATATAATTTTTCATGTTCTACAAAGCAGTATTTACTTTCGGAGTGGCTTAGAATATATTCAATTTCTTGTGGTGTGGAATCGGATCCTCTTGGTACATTCACAGCACCGTTTAACAGAGTTGCTATGTCTGCAATGGCCCATTCGGTTCTGTTGTCCGCCATAAGTCCAATTCGATCACCCGGTTGTAAACCCATTTGTAACAGAGATAATGCGAGGTTTTCTGCTTTATGAAAGATATCTGAAAACGTACGACCAAAAAAGTTTTTTCCTGCATCTTTTCCAAAGAACATTTCTTTGGTTCCGTATGCTCGATTCGCATAATAAAAAACATCATTCAGCGTAGTAAAATTTTTCATTGATTGTTTTGGTCTCCGTAGGAGCTGAATTTCATTGTTTTTTTTGTTTGTTCAAGTAATATTTTCTTTTGTGCGATTTCCCGTTGGGAGATTCGAAAAAATTGGAAAATAGGGGATCTGATTCCATTTTTTCAAATAATTCAAAATCATATAATAAGGCTTGGTGGGTCCAAAGGTTTCCTTCTTGTTCCCTATTAGTAGCAAAGGAAGCTCTTCCTAATTTGTAATACACAACTGGCAAAAATTCGCGTTCGCCACCTAAAATTTGTGCTCGTTTTAAGTTTGTATAGGCATCCTCAAAACGACCAAGGCTAAGTTCACAGGAACCCCGGTAATAGAAGAGAAAAAATCGCGGATAGGCTGTGAGTCTTCGACTATTGAGTTTGTCCAAACTAGCTAAACAAGAGTGAGGATCTTTGTCCATAAATTGTGCATAAGCTAAGTTCAAAAGAATCTCAGGACTGATTTCCCCATTGGTTTTTCGATAAATTTCTGATGTTTTCTGATAACTATCTTTCGCTGTTTTGTAGTCACCAAGTACATATAAGTAATAATAAGATTTATAAATTAATACATCCAAGGAATCTGATTCACAAGCACGGTAGGAAAAAAATTCATCCAGTGTTTTTGTAAAAGAAACAAAATCTCTTTCATTGTATTCTATGTTGGCAATTTTTTTTAGTAAGGAGCAAGTTCGAGAGGTTCCATTCGGAACTTCCTTTTTATATTCCTTTAGTGATTTACGATAATAAGTAAGTGCTTCTTGGAATTTTTGATTATTTTCTAGTTGGATGGCTTCTCTTTCTTCTTTTTCACCCACACCTTCGCAATACGATTCTTTTCCATTTTCGTAATGGCAAATACGTTCCCGAAATCCATTTTCGTTCGCATCATATTCGATACGAATTAGTTGGCAGTTTTTATAATACCACCATTCATCGATGGAACCAAAATCATTTTTGTCTTTTGTGATTTCTTTGGGACAACCAGAATGAGAATAATAGGTGAAACTATCTTTTTTCCCATTTTTTGTTTCATCTTCTTCGGTTAAAAATAGCTGCCCTTTTGTATCATAATAATCCCAACGATAAGGATAAAACTCATCATCATTCATAAAAAATGAGAGTTTCAAAAGGGAACTTCCTTCTTTCCAACCAGAAAAACAGGAAAAAGATAACTTTCCGCTTAAAAAATTTTGAGAAGGATCTCCGTATAATTCTGTTAGGTGGGATCTGATTTCATCCTTAAAACGAGGGTATGGATAGTTTGAATGATATTTATCTATATATTTTTGACAAAACCAGAAGATTTCATGGTTTAGAGATTCTTTATGTAAAACTCCTGGAATTTCGCCACCCAAACGAAAACTAAATCTCTTGGGACTATGGTCTTCAATTTCAAATCGGTCCTTTGTATTTTGGACCGCTTTCCAATAATCTTCCAAGAGTGTTGCACTCAGAGGAAGTGATATTAAAATTAGGGAACCGAATATTAGAAATAAAAATCTCAAGATTTACTTTTTAAATACAAATCATATAGTATGGGATTTTCGTATGGGTTTCCGACTTTACGTATGGAAAACAATTGTAATAGCGGTGGCCCGTTTTCTAAATAAAAAGCACCATGTTCATTATTATAGCGGATAACGCCAGTATGTTGGGTAAGGTTCCCACCTTTGGCAACTGTGTGTTCAATGATGTCTTCTTCAAAAAGGTCTTTGTCGTATTTGTCTTTTAACCCAGTAAAACTATTAACAACATAATTGTCTTCGTTTGAGATGGGTTGCCCAAATTTTAGAAGTTTCCCATCAAGGGTTAAGCTAAAACCTTTTTGAGTGAATTCCTTCTCTTGTTTGTCCCAAACACGGAATCGAATTGTAAATGCCATAACTAAACCCAAATTAAGGTTACCTAAGTCCTTTCCAAGGAAAATTCAAAAAAAAATCAGTGGTCAATAGGAGAATTCAGACAATTCTATGCCCCATGAAGGTCATCTCTGTTTCCAATATCAAGGGTGGAAGTGGAAAATCCACTACGGCTGCCCACTTAGCTTGTGCCTTAGCACGACGCGGAAAAACCTTAGTTGTGGATATGGACATGCAAGGTGATTTGACAGACTATTGTTTACCTGATTTGGATTTATCTCAACTCGAAGAAGCAAGTGTGATGAGTGTACTTCTTGGAATGAAAAAAATCACTGACTGCATTAGAGAAACCAAACAATTTGATGTTTTGCCGTCTACTTTAAG includes these proteins:
- a CDS encoding AMP-dependent synthetase/ligase, which codes for MKNFTTLNDVFYYANRAYGTKEMFFGKDAGKNFFGRTFSDIFHKAENLALSLLQMGLQPGDRIGLMADNRTEWAIADIATLLNGAVNVPRGSDSTPQEIEYILSHSESKYCFVEHEKLYESLKPVLSNTKVEKVIILDPGFRSSDNFAIPMDTLVKEGEALRKNLPSLELRSKQVKPDDLFTIIYTSGTTGMPKGVMLTHQNMVYNVVKVPPRVGLKTSDRTLSILPVWHIFERAIDYAIIAEGASIAYTNIRDLRDDFQKIKPTFMASAPRLWENLYLGIKQKLEKAPENKRKLFDFAYDVCKKFKDGQDYLAGNKLLTKEESPFERAKNTALSLGYVFNLFLLAKVLDGLVFSKIRDVLGGHLTGTISGGGALPAHVDEFFNVIGIPVYEGYGMTECAPIISVRSVGKVVQGSVGKWPDGTAVKIVNEQGESVPKGKMGIIHIKGPQVMKGYYKNEEATSKAIHDGWMNTGDLGFISFNDTLSVRGRVKDTIVLLGGENVEPVPIENLLLENSLINQVIVVGQDQKSLTALIWPDKDRMKEVGLQIKEGEDLNQNKEVRLYYQNLIKKQISSENGFKSFEKLSDFRFLPKAMEVGEELTNLFKMKRNVIHDKYKDLIKSMYN
- a CDS encoding tetratricopeptide repeat protein; amino-acid sequence: MEDYWKAVQNTKDRFEIEDHSPKRFSFRLGGEIPGVLHKESLNHEIFWFCQKYIDKYHSNYPYPRFKDEIRSHLTELYGDPSQNFLSGKLSFSCFSGWKEGSSLLKLSFFMNDDEFYPYRWDYYDTKGQLFLTEEDETKNGKKDSFTYYSHSGCPKEITKDKNDFGSIDEWWYYKNCQLIRIEYDANENGFRERICHYENGKESYCEGVGEKEEREAIQLENNQKFQEALTYYRKSLKEYKKEVPNGTSRTCSLLKKIANIEYNERDFVSFTKTLDEFFSYRACESDSLDVLIYKSYYYLYVLGDYKTAKDSYQKTSEIYRKTNGEISPEILLNLAYAQFMDKDPHSCLASLDKLNSRRLTAYPRFFLFYYRGSCELSLGRFEDAYTNLKRAQILGGEREFLPVVYYKLGRASFATNREQEGNLWTHQALLYDFELFEKMESDPLFSNFFESPNGKSHKRKYYLNKQKKQ
- the pepN gene encoding aminopeptidase N produces the protein MTLSSSSSLVHKLEDYKPNPWLTPKVDLRFDLDLHLTVVRAEYEVILQAETIEPLFLYGESLEFLSLRMDGAILDPNEYQVTNSGILISEPPKKSFRLTVENRICPAKNTSLEGLYKSGSMLCTQNEPEGFRKIVYSIDRPDNMMRFRVTIAGEESLFPVMLSNGNLVGENQLGNGKREVIWEDPFPKPSYLFALVAGELMETKDSFQTKSGRFITLKIFVEKGNEEKVGFAFDSLKKAMKWDEDTFGLEYDLDLFMIVAVEDFNMGAMENKGLNLFNAKLVLADKKSATDESFESILAVIAHEYFHNWTGNRVTLRNWFNLTLKEGLTVFRDQWFTEDMTDPSVKRIKDVLFLKEFQFPEDQGPMSHPILPKSYKEMNNFYTVTVYEKGAEVIRLISELIGRENFKKGLKHYLSKYDGMGVTYDEFITSMEEVIGKSIPYLRNWYHRKGTPLISVKEDYTKDTNEWIFDIVDTGAAEYPLVYSNSFAVFDLNGNLISEYKRIMTGERDQIRIPALDSKGTKPIISLFRSLSSPVLLDYNQSVEEIKTLARVETDGVARFFAFQNLIFDWFRKSLISGKEENFSQILETIAESFTKNWEKTYLSFYLSFPGLTQISENLNCYEFTKIQTLRVWALQTIATTFTKNFQILLEENRKTIPIQTKEEIGKRKLKNTALYYLLYDPSKKFEKLAVMEQREAKHMSEEVSAMRYLLEIESKEKENSVHSFYEKWKKDNLVLDVWFAAQVSSGEDRSQVAEKLEKHPQFNIRNPNKVRSLYFSLARNPLSFHKEDGSGYVFLAERIRVLNEINPQMAASLTKLFSPVSKQKGDLPKLAKGELRKLQDLPNLSKELGEVLGTILDSL
- a CDS encoding RNA recognition motif domain-containing protein yields the protein MVSNKIYVGNLKFSLKEENIRQIFSVYGVIQDLKMIHDRETGNFRGFAFITYANPEEAEEAVTQMNGQPVDGRNLKVTFAEDKRKEKQN
- a CDS encoding EAL domain-containing protein, producing MNEKPYILCIDDEFFILWNLKEQLKKVFGSSFTIETAESAETAKEIMKEIAGTSADLAVVICDHVMPGQKGDEFLIEMQESHPRTKKIMLTGQAPAQAIGNALNHGCLYRYLSKPWDAHDLELTIKQAIDAYFQEKTLEEKNKELADNLYFHRDSKFPNFESLVKQLKSQRDPNKNQSILLIKIVSFPIIIKTFGIEVYRKLFKKLLQLLTVHLQNEEKVFHIYSDEIAVLSDLPEQSLVEKIRSFRMILKSDDLFLDGVGFHLDCRYSSATGQEDCFYKAKLALFRAEAQGSSDFVSYTDELSIDNHLQNFQLSQKIQSAITNKQIVPYFQGIVDNQTKQIRKFECLARIKDRDAILTPDAFLKLARVTGSIRMIGLQMIDESMNYFSDKPFDFSINLTESELEYKSFSKWVESKLSHYKIDPSRVTFEILEDISFSENKYSLSTIRDLKNIGCEIAIDDFGVQYSNLARLLEFEPDYLKIDGQFIKNLPENKTAYLLVQGIVELARGIGAKVVAEFVDRPAIQDMIETLGIEYSQGYLFMKPSPALPAAANLQL
- a CDS encoding YopX family protein produces the protein MAFTIRFRVWDKQEKEFTQKGFSLTLDGKLLKFGQPISNEDNYVVNSFTGLKDKYDKDLFEEDIIEHTVAKGGNLTQHTGVIRYNNEHGAFYLENGPPLLQLFSIRKVGNPYENPILYDLYLKSKS